The nucleotide window CACGACAAGAAGCTGATCGCCTCGCTGCTCGACGATCTCGGCATCGACTATGTCGAAGGCGGCTATCCCGGTGCCAATCCGCTCGATACCGAGTTTTTCGGCCAGGATCAGAACCTCGAGCGCGCCACCTTCGCGGCGTTCGGTATGACGCGCCGGCCCGGCCGTTCGGCCTCGAACGATCCCGGCATCGCGATGCTGCTGGATGCGAAGGCGGATGCGATCTGCTTCGTCGCCAAGTCGTCGGAGTATCAGGTCCGGGTCGCGCTGGAGACCACCAACGAGGAGAACATCGCCTCGATCCGCGACAGCGTTTCGCTGGCCAAGGAAAAAGGCCGCGAGGTGCTGGTCGATTGCGAGCATTTCTTCGACGGCTACAAGGCCAATCCGGAGTTCGCGCTGCAATGCGCCAAGGCGGCGTATGAGTCCGGGGCCCGCTGGGTGGTGCTGTGCGACACCAATGGCGGCACCATGCCGGACGAGGTCGAGGCGATCGTCGGCGAAGTGGTCAAGCACATCCCCGGCGCGCATGTCGGCATCCACGCCCATAACGACACCGAGCAGGCGGTGGCGAATTCGTTCGCCGCGGTGCGGGCCGGCGCGCGGCAGATCCAGGGCACGCTTAACGGCCTCGGCGAGCGCTGCGGCAACGCCAATCTGGTTTCGATGATCCCGACGCTGAAGCTGAAAAAGGAATTCGCCGACAAGTTCGAGATCGGCGTCTCGGACGACAAGCTGGCGAGCCTGGTGCAGGTGTCGCGCGCGCTCGACAACATCCTCGACCGCGCCCCCAATCCGCACGCGCCTTATGTCGGCGGCAGCGCCTTCGTCACCAAGACCGGCATCCACGCCTCGGCGGTGCTGAAGGATCCGCAGACCTATGAGCA belongs to Rhodopseudomonas palustris and includes:
- the cimA gene encoding citramalate synthase; the protein is MSRERLYLYDTTLRDGAQTNGVDFTLHDKKLIASLLDDLGIDYVEGGYPGANPLDTEFFGQDQNLERATFAAFGMTRRPGRSASNDPGIAMLLDAKADAICFVAKSSEYQVRVALETTNEENIASIRDSVSLAKEKGREVLVDCEHFFDGYKANPEFALQCAKAAYESGARWVVLCDTNGGTMPDEVEAIVGEVVKHIPGAHVGIHAHNDTEQAVANSFAAVRAGARQIQGTLNGLGERCGNANLVSMIPTLKLKKEFADKFEIGVSDDKLASLVQVSRALDNILDRAPNPHAPYVGGSAFVTKTGIHASAVLKDPQTYEHVPPESVGNHRKVLVSDQAGKSNVLAELARTNIQFDRDDPRLSRLVEKLKEREAAGYAYESANASFDLLARSTLGTVPEFFRVDKFDVNVEQRYNSHGQRVTVAMAVIKVEVDGETLISAAEGNGPVNALDVALRKDLGKYQKYIEGLKLVDYRVRILNGGTEAVTRVLIESEDEDGRRWTTIGVSPNIIDASFQALMDSVVYKLVQSNAPV